Proteins found in one Pectobacterium atrosepticum genomic segment:
- the fhuE gene encoding ferric-rhodotorulic acid/ferric-coprogen receptor FhuE has protein sequence MSFGVTRAGKTRVCDSSLAGAKPFGVSLLALLISASFLPTQAVAEENPASGDTLVVSANANANAEASDPQDYSVKVTSAGTKMTLTPRDIPQSVSVISKQRIEDQNLQTIGEVMANTTGVSSKIIDSERATYFARGFRITNYLFDDIPTVVNEIWDFGDSGSDTAIYDRIEVVRGATGLMTGTGNPAAAVNMVRKHADSREFKGSVSGSYGSWDKQRMVADLSAPLTESGNVRGRVIAGYQDNDTWLDRYHSRKKFLYGVIDADVTDSTTLSLGYDYQEHNTDSPTWGGLPTWFTDGSPTNFGHKFNSAPNWSYSDKTSRKVFADLTQRFDNGWQVRMNGTHGETNFDSKLMYANGFLDKDTGMLVDPSGFNTGAYGGWNKGTRKVDAIDTYASGPFELLGRQHELVVGGSYNRQRSQFYNTQSTISPADMGNYYNWNGNIADPAWGPWADYEHSTTRQKSLYASARFSLADPLHLIAGARYTDWSIIGSTGDTSNNRVTPYVGLVYDINDTWSTYASYTDIFQPQTQKDINKKYLSPTTGKNYETGVKGDWYNSRLTASVSIFRIEQDNLGQSTGIAIPGGGGEFAYRTVDGVVSKGIEFEVNGAVTDNLQMTFGGSRYVVDDQDGKSVNPEQPRTSFKLFTRYQLPTLPELTVGGGVNWQNGIWQEGSGPQNTTLRAEQGSYALVNLFSRYQVTKQLAVQANINNLFDKEYSDYLAPYAVYGAPRSVSMTVNYAF, from the coding sequence ATGTCTTTTGGAGTTACTCGCGCCGGGAAAACGCGCGTTTGTGATTCTTCGCTGGCCGGAGCAAAACCATTCGGAGTTTCTCTTCTCGCCCTGTTGATTTCTGCCTCTTTCCTGCCTACTCAGGCTGTTGCCGAAGAAAATCCCGCCTCAGGCGACACACTTGTCGTCAGCGCTAACGCCAATGCGAATGCAGAGGCCAGCGATCCGCAGGATTACAGCGTGAAAGTCACTAGCGCCGGAACGAAGATGACGCTGACGCCGCGTGATATCCCGCAGTCGGTGAGTGTTATCAGCAAGCAGCGTATCGAAGATCAGAACCTGCAAACCATTGGCGAGGTGATGGCGAACACGACGGGTGTGTCCTCTAAAATTATCGACTCCGAACGTGCGACGTATTTCGCTCGTGGTTTTCGTATCACTAACTATCTGTTTGACGATATTCCGACGGTGGTTAACGAAATCTGGGATTTTGGTGATTCAGGCTCAGACACGGCGATCTATGATCGTATTGAAGTGGTACGCGGTGCGACGGGACTAATGACGGGAACGGGTAACCCTGCTGCTGCGGTGAACATGGTGCGCAAGCATGCGGACAGCCGCGAGTTCAAAGGCTCGGTATCTGGCAGCTACGGTTCATGGGATAAACAACGGATGGTGGCCGATCTGTCTGCGCCGTTGACGGAATCCGGTAACGTGCGCGGGCGCGTAATTGCGGGCTATCAGGATAACGACACCTGGCTCGATCGTTACCATAGTCGCAAGAAATTCCTCTACGGCGTGATTGATGCTGATGTCACCGATTCCACCACGTTGTCGCTTGGCTATGATTATCAGGAACACAACACCGATAGCCCAACTTGGGGTGGTTTGCCAACGTGGTTTACCGATGGCAGCCCCACGAATTTTGGACACAAATTTAACTCCGCGCCGAACTGGAGTTATTCCGATAAAACGTCGAGAAAAGTGTTTGCCGATCTAACTCAACGCTTTGATAACGGCTGGCAGGTGCGTATGAACGGGACGCATGGCGAAACCAACTTCGATTCCAAGCTGATGTATGCCAATGGTTTCCTCGATAAAGATACCGGAATGCTTGTTGATCCGTCTGGCTTCAATACTGGAGCCTATGGTGGATGGAATAAGGGAACCCGTAAAGTTGATGCGATTGACACTTACGCCTCTGGACCGTTCGAGCTATTAGGACGCCAGCATGAGCTGGTGGTAGGCGGCAGCTATAATCGCCAACGTAGCCAGTTCTATAATACGCAATCGACGATCAGCCCGGCAGATATGGGCAATTACTATAACTGGAATGGCAATATTGCCGATCCAGCGTGGGGACCTTGGGCAGATTATGAACATTCAACCACGCGTCAAAAATCGCTCTATGCGTCGGCGCGTTTCTCTCTAGCCGATCCGCTGCATTTGATTGCCGGTGCGCGTTATACCGACTGGAGCATCATTGGTTCGACGGGTGATACCAGCAATAATCGCGTGACGCCTTATGTTGGTCTGGTTTATGACATCAACGATACCTGGTCGACGTATGCCAGCTACACCGATATCTTCCAGCCGCAAACGCAAAAAGATATTAATAAAAAGTATCTGTCTCCTACTACGGGTAAAAACTACGAAACGGGTGTTAAGGGAGACTGGTATAACAGCCGCCTGACTGCCTCGGTATCAATTTTCCGCATTGAGCAGGATAACTTGGGACAATCAACGGGAATCGCGATTCCCGGCGGTGGCGGTGAGTTTGCCTACCGTACAGTTGATGGTGTTGTCAGCAAAGGGATCGAGTTTGAAGTTAATGGCGCGGTGACGGATAACCTGCAAATGACGTTTGGCGGTTCGCGCTATGTGGTTGACGATCAAGATGGTAAGTCGGTCAACCCAGAACAGCCGCGCACGTCGTTCAAGTTGTTTACCCGCTACCAGTTACCAACGCTGCCGGAATTAACCGTTGGCGGCGGCGTGAACTGGCAAAATGGCATCTGGCAGGAGGGTTCCGGCCCGCAAAATACCACGCTGCGTGCCGAGCAAGGCAGCTACGCATTGGTTAACCTGTTTAGCCGCTATCAGGTCACTAAACAGCTGGCGGTACAGGCGAATATCAACAACCTGTTTGATAAAGAGTACAGCGACTACCTTGCGCCTTATGCCGTGTATGGCGCGCCGCGCAGTGTCTCTATGACGGTTAACTATGCCTTTTAA
- the gudD gene encoding glucarate dehydratase (catalyzes the formation of 5-keto-4-deoxy-D-glucarate from glucarate) codes for MSDSPIIKKMEVIPVAGYDSMLLNIGGAHNCYFTRILVTLTDSAGNTGVGECPCHSSTLTLLNDVIPQIEGTQLLKMNTTLSTLFKSDKRNLSSGQNDNTAIHIPQMNPEKFYNAIAATEAALLDLTGQFLNLQVAELLASGKQRDSIPILGYLFYIADRTKTDMNYLPGETGKHDWFYLRHQAAMDSDGVIRLAEAASDLYGFNDFKLKGGVHNGEKEVETVKALLRHFPGSRVTVDPNASWSLDESIRLGRELQGQIPYLEDPCGAENGYSGRETLAEFRRATNIPVATNMIANDWRQLNHALQLNAIDIPLADPHFWTMRNANTVAQLCHEWGLITGCHSNNHFDISLAMVAHLGAAAPGERITPFDTHWIWQDGQQLTHEAPRIDKGHLHLPEGPGLGITLNRKRVEEAHRLYQSLPDKNRNDALGMQFLIPNWSFNAKRPSLVR; via the coding sequence ATGTCTGACAGCCCTATCATTAAAAAAATGGAGGTCATTCCGGTCGCCGGTTATGACAGTATGCTTTTGAATATTGGCGGCGCGCACAACTGCTACTTCACCCGGATTCTGGTGACACTGACAGACAGCGCGGGGAATACCGGTGTGGGAGAATGCCCCTGCCATTCCAGCACGCTCACTCTGCTAAACGACGTCATCCCGCAGATAGAAGGGACACAGTTACTCAAAATGAACACCACGTTGAGTACGCTGTTTAAAAGCGATAAGCGTAATCTGAGCAGCGGGCAGAACGACAACACCGCGATTCATATTCCGCAGATGAACCCGGAAAAATTTTATAATGCGATAGCCGCGACAGAAGCTGCGCTGCTGGATCTGACCGGGCAGTTCTTAAACCTTCAGGTCGCGGAACTTCTGGCCAGCGGTAAACAGCGCGATTCGATTCCCATCCTGGGATATCTTTTTTATATCGCCGATCGCACCAAAACCGATATGAATTACCTGCCCGGTGAAACCGGAAAGCATGACTGGTTTTATCTACGCCATCAGGCAGCGATGGACAGCGACGGCGTGATTCGTCTGGCGGAAGCCGCTAGCGATCTCTACGGTTTTAACGATTTCAAACTCAAGGGCGGTGTACATAACGGTGAAAAAGAGGTTGAGACGGTAAAAGCACTGCTGCGACACTTCCCAGGTTCGCGGGTTACCGTAGATCCCAACGCAAGCTGGTCCCTGGATGAATCGATACGACTGGGGAGGGAGCTACAGGGTCAAATTCCTTATCTGGAAGATCCCTGCGGCGCGGAGAATGGCTATTCTGGCCGAGAGACGCTTGCAGAATTCCGACGCGCCACCAACATTCCTGTCGCAACCAATATGATCGCTAACGATTGGCGTCAGCTTAATCACGCACTCCAGCTTAATGCTATCGATATCCCGCTGGCCGATCCGCACTTCTGGACCATGCGTAATGCCAATACCGTAGCGCAGTTGTGCCACGAATGGGGATTGATTACGGGTTGTCATTCCAACAACCATTTCGATATATCGCTCGCCATGGTCGCTCATCTAGGTGCCGCCGCGCCGGGCGAACGCATTACACCGTTTGATACGCACTGGATATGGCAGGATGGACAGCAGCTCACCCATGAAGCACCGCGCATTGACAAAGGACACTTACATTTGCCTGAAGGACCGGGATTAGGAATTACCCTGAATAGGAAACGAGTAGAGGAAGCACACAGGCTTTATCAGTCACTACCGGATAAAAACCGTAATGACGCGCTTGGTATGCAATTCTTAATTCCCAACTGGTCATTTAACGCCAAACGACCCTCACTGGTTCGTTGA
- a CDS encoding MFS transporter yields the protein MTTTTSLSSTHTREAHLASAIAKFFKRIIPMLAIMLIINQIDRSNIGFIKAELQTDAGISAAAFGLGAGLFFIGYALFEIPSNLMMKKYGARVWLTRIMITWGAVVVATGFVTSPTQFYVLRFLLGVAEAGFFPGVLYYFRLWVPNAWRGRATALILSASAGAFLFSGPITGGILMMHDFLGIVGWKWVMFLEGIGSILVGILAAFVLVSSPDKARWLSVEEKLALEQQLQQEEMERDAQQTHTGKLNLLTDRRTLFYCAIFFTMTMTGYTLVFWLPQIIQRIQGFSSFGIGLLTAIPWLCAIIAINLVGKFSDKHRQHLPKALGVAMLIAACGTFMATIGSPWFGFFAMIVACIGSKVSATFFWPMPQGNLPASIVAPGIALINSIGNLGGFVAPTVFGYLELKTGSTTGGLYSLTCVSVVTGLFLLLRSTHATPPSSLKPMEHRNV from the coding sequence GTGACAACGACAACAAGCCTATCATCTACCCACACCAGAGAGGCGCATCTCGCCTCAGCTATCGCCAAATTTTTCAAACGTATTATCCCAATGCTGGCCATTATGCTGATTATTAATCAGATAGATAGGTCAAACATCGGATTTATAAAAGCAGAACTCCAGACCGATGCCGGCATCAGTGCGGCGGCATTTGGTCTTGGCGCAGGGCTTTTCTTTATCGGCTACGCGCTGTTTGAAATACCCAGTAACCTGATGATGAAGAAATACGGAGCACGGGTATGGCTGACTCGCATCATGATTACCTGGGGAGCCGTCGTAGTCGCCACGGGCTTTGTCACCAGCCCTACCCAGTTTTATGTCCTGCGCTTTTTACTCGGCGTAGCCGAAGCGGGCTTCTTCCCCGGCGTGTTGTATTACTTCCGGCTCTGGGTGCCTAACGCCTGGCGTGGCCGGGCAACAGCGCTAATACTCAGTGCCAGTGCGGGGGCGTTTCTCTTCTCTGGCCCGATTACGGGCGGCATCCTGATGATGCATGATTTCCTCGGCATTGTGGGCTGGAAATGGGTGATGTTTCTGGAAGGTATCGGTTCGATTCTTGTAGGGATTCTGGCGGCCTTTGTGCTGGTATCCAGCCCCGATAAAGCCCGCTGGCTCAGCGTAGAAGAGAAGCTCGCATTGGAGCAACAGCTACAGCAGGAAGAGATGGAACGCGATGCGCAGCAAACGCACACGGGGAAACTGAATTTACTCACAGACCGCAGAACGCTGTTTTACTGCGCGATCTTCTTTACCATGACGATGACAGGTTACACGCTGGTGTTCTGGCTTCCGCAGATTATCCAACGTATTCAGGGGTTCAGTAGCTTCGGCATCGGCCTGCTTACCGCTATTCCCTGGCTGTGTGCCATTATCGCCATCAACCTGGTTGGCAAATTCAGCGACAAACATCGCCAGCATTTACCCAAAGCGCTGGGGGTCGCCATGCTCATTGCAGCCTGCGGTACTTTTATGGCAACAATCGGATCGCCGTGGTTCGGCTTCTTCGCCATGATCGTTGCCTGCATTGGTTCAAAGGTCAGCGCGACCTTCTTCTGGCCCATGCCACAGGGCAATCTGCCTGCGTCCATCGTCGCGCCGGGTATTGCTCTGATCAACTCCATTGGCAACCTTGGGGGCTTCGTCGCGCCCACCGTATTTGGCTATCTGGAATTAAAAACCGGCAGTACAACAGGCGGCCTCTATTCCCTAACCTGCGTCTCCGTCGTTACCGGTCTTTTCTTACTACTGCGTAGCACACACGCCACGCCACCCAGCTCACTCAAACCTATGGAGCATCGCAATGTCTGA
- a CDS encoding DUF2569 domain-containing protein, with product MKCLNCDNDARQESGLCSACEEKEQQKINGILYLPALGIILSVITTPFSLYDIINAMIIHFKNTGFLGYYALALVFFLLAMFALEIFAAMSFFRRKKRTRNVMVAYYLVSAVLVGYMTLLPAYLFEVKLDTGDIRAIVSSVFGIAVWIPYFLFSKRIPLVFSR from the coding sequence ATGAAGTGTTTAAACTGCGATAACGATGCGCGTCAAGAGTCTGGTTTGTGTTCAGCGTGTGAAGAGAAAGAACAGCAGAAGATTAACGGTATTCTCTACCTTCCGGCGCTGGGGATTATTCTTTCTGTCATTACGACGCCGTTCTCACTGTATGACATTATCAATGCGATGATTATTCACTTTAAGAACACTGGATTCCTCGGCTATTACGCTTTGGCTCTGGTGTTTTTCCTGCTTGCCATGTTCGCACTGGAAATTTTCGCCGCAATGAGCTTCTTCCGACGTAAAAAACGTACGCGGAATGTCATGGTTGCCTACTATCTTGTTAGCGCGGTGCTGGTGGGGTATATGACATTGCTACCGGCTTACTTGTTTGAGGTTAAGCTCGATACTGGCGATATTCGCGCAATTGTCTCTTCGGTCTTCGGCATTGCCGTCTGGATCCCGTATTTCCTGTTCTCGAAAAGAATTCCGCTGGTATTTAGTCGCTAA
- a CDS encoding type 1 fimbrial protein has product MIKNDNTVIKARPRGAWLAFTLGILTLPSGSSIAQQISSMDDHEVTFHVLVVNAACNVSSESKAIVVNMSEVSDRYLKANSYGDWHDFTINLTDCNLDTYQNATIRFSGKEEPLLPKRLALDTPSGAKGIAIGIYHENKLVGINNSTGSVVLQSGDNAIPFSARIEKIRDDLIQSGDFVATANFTLSYL; this is encoded by the coding sequence ATGATAAAAAATGACAACACGGTAATAAAAGCCAGACCACGCGGCGCATGGCTCGCTTTCACACTCGGCATCCTGACTCTGCCCTCGGGGTCGTCCATCGCGCAACAGATATCATCAATGGACGACCATGAAGTGACGTTTCACGTTTTAGTCGTCAACGCCGCCTGCAATGTGAGTTCGGAGAGCAAAGCCATTGTGGTGAACATGAGCGAAGTCTCCGATCGCTATTTAAAAGCCAATAGTTACGGTGACTGGCATGACTTCACGATTAACCTTACGGACTGCAATCTGGATACTTACCAAAACGCCACGATCCGCTTTTCAGGAAAAGAAGAGCCGTTATTACCAAAGCGGTTGGCGCTGGACACCCCATCCGGTGCCAAAGGCATCGCGATTGGCATTTATCATGAAAACAAACTGGTCGGCATCAACAACAGCACGGGTAGTGTTGTGCTGCAAAGCGGGGACAACGCCATTCCCTTTTCGGCTCGCATCGAAAAGATACGCGACGACCTGATTCAATCCGGTGATTTTGTGGCAACGGCGAACTTCACCTTGAGCTATTTATAA
- a CDS encoding molecular chaperone gives MKYPSYRRVAGFIIGCLFLMPSAYSALSLDRTRVIFNDDEQSATIMLMNQNAENPFLAQSWLTDEHHNKVSTPLMVLPPLQRIEAKGYSLIRLVKTEKITQLPTDRESLFYLNVREIPPKAEKPNVLQIAIQSEIKVFFRPRSVKPAKDEIWQEKLIVRKTGNTFQVENPTPYYITVSSILKQPKATRANPTSLLKGNAFMVAPRSTLSVEVNDSAVDRFYLYYVNDYGGHLELPFTCAQNQCQPVIRK, from the coding sequence ATGAAATACCCATCTTATCGGCGAGTAGCAGGATTCATCATCGGTTGCCTGTTTTTGATGCCATCGGCCTACAGCGCCCTGAGCCTCGATCGCACCCGCGTTATTTTTAACGATGATGAGCAATCCGCGACAATCATGTTGATGAATCAAAACGCGGAGAACCCGTTTCTGGCGCAGTCGTGGCTGACAGACGAGCACCACAATAAGGTGAGCACACCACTAATGGTGCTACCGCCGTTACAGCGCATCGAAGCAAAAGGATATAGCCTGATCCGTCTGGTCAAAACCGAAAAAATCACCCAATTACCTACCGATCGCGAATCGCTGTTTTACCTTAACGTTCGGGAAATCCCCCCCAAAGCGGAAAAACCTAACGTACTACAGATAGCTATTCAGTCTGAAATAAAGGTGTTCTTCCGCCCCCGTAGCGTAAAGCCAGCCAAAGACGAAATATGGCAGGAAAAACTGATCGTCAGAAAAACGGGAAACACCTTTCAGGTAGAGAACCCAACGCCGTACTACATCACGGTAAGCAGCATCCTGAAACAGCCCAAAGCGACGCGCGCCAACCCTACCAGCCTGCTGAAGGGGAATGCCTTTATGGTCGCGCCACGCTCAACCCTCTCGGTTGAGGTGAATGACAGTGCGGTCGATCGCTTCTATCTGTACTACGTGAATGACTACGGCGGCCATCTGGAGTTGCCTTTTACCTGCGCACAAAACCAGTGTCAGCCCGTAATCCGTAAATAA
- a CDS encoding PapC/FimD family outer membrane usher protein: protein MEMKNITLKEKIQPALFHYGIFIFSLSTTSLSATEFNINVLDVDERSDIDLSHFSDPEYVTPGTYLLSIKVNAREIQQQMISYLPEGNHRPRPTACLSTELVDKLALKKEARDQVELWNNGTCVDLTPIAGVKISNQIGMGTLNITIPQAWLVYSDRNWIPPEQWDHGINGALLDYNLVGNVRRDTNGRGTSHYLSSYGTTGFNQGAWRYRADYRYFLQKSRNSNRDSFSWDQFYAYRPLPTLSADLKLGEMYFSSNLFDSYRFTGASLANNENMLPPSLRGYAPEVRGVAKSNATVTVTQNGRLIYETTVPAGPFAIQDMKNGVSGTLDVRVTEEDGTVTTFQTESANLPYLTRPGHVQYKLAAGKPSNTNHRLQGPAFSAAEASWGLSNAWSVYGGSILSNGYQSWSAGIGKNLYLLGALSADITQSRATLPTTSSSQMGHAFSLNWSKYFNSIDSQISFAGYRFSEKTYMSMAQYLYALNLDNRYRNEKERYTITLSKNFATQESSSLLNGLSTYVTYTRQTYWNEAEQDRYGISLNKYLDIGAFKGISANLSAYRTEFNRRTDDSLYLSFSIPLGEKDRLSYSMGRYNDGSNQALTYSNNADPRRTWNLSTRHDSKENIYLSGNYTHLAPMTDATVGVAWQQDRYTYLNGSLRGGITATRHGVAAHPKGNQGGTRIMVDTEQAGVPFSGSQVETNRYGLAVIAGSSSYYDVSTRIDMQKLPQNIEAMTTVVQGTLTEGAIGYRKFDVVSGAKVMAHIALADGKYPPFAAQIKNQKGRDIAMVTNGGQAYITGVSPDETLSVIWEGRTQCSITLPATLNHLDALLLPCK, encoded by the coding sequence ATGGAAATGAAGAACATTACACTCAAAGAAAAAATACAACCCGCATTATTTCACTATGGTATTTTTATTTTTTCTTTGAGTACAACATCGCTCAGTGCAACGGAATTTAACATTAATGTACTGGATGTCGATGAACGTAGTGACATTGATCTTAGCCATTTTTCCGACCCCGAATACGTCACGCCTGGCACCTATCTTTTATCGATAAAAGTAAACGCACGTGAAATACAGCAGCAGATGATTAGCTACCTGCCGGAAGGTAATCATCGCCCTCGACCAACGGCCTGCCTCTCGACTGAACTCGTCGATAAACTGGCACTGAAAAAAGAAGCACGCGACCAAGTTGAATTATGGAATAACGGCACGTGTGTCGATCTGACGCCAATTGCTGGCGTCAAAATATCGAATCAAATAGGCATGGGAACGCTAAATATTACCATTCCTCAAGCCTGGCTGGTGTACAGCGATCGCAACTGGATTCCGCCCGAACAATGGGATCACGGCATCAACGGCGCGCTGCTAGATTATAACCTCGTCGGGAACGTACGCCGTGATACCAATGGCAGAGGCACATCACACTATCTCAGTAGCTACGGCACGACCGGATTTAATCAGGGAGCCTGGCGCTACCGTGCCGATTACCGCTATTTTCTGCAAAAATCGCGCAACTCGAATCGCGATAGCTTCTCGTGGGATCAGTTTTACGCTTATCGTCCGCTTCCCACCCTGTCAGCCGATCTCAAGCTGGGTGAAATGTATTTCAGCAGTAATCTGTTTGATAGCTATCGCTTTACCGGCGCGTCATTAGCCAACAACGAGAACATGCTTCCCCCTTCGTTGCGTGGCTACGCGCCCGAAGTTCGCGGCGTCGCCAAATCAAACGCAACAGTGACCGTTACGCAAAATGGCAGGCTGATCTATGAAACCACCGTTCCTGCTGGCCCTTTTGCGATTCAGGATATGAAAAACGGCGTCAGCGGGACGTTGGATGTCCGTGTGACGGAAGAAGACGGTACGGTAACGACGTTCCAGACCGAGTCGGCCAACCTGCCTTACCTAACGCGCCCCGGACACGTGCAGTACAAACTCGCCGCAGGTAAACCCTCGAACACCAACCATCGTCTACAAGGCCCAGCCTTTTCTGCTGCCGAAGCCTCATGGGGATTATCCAACGCGTGGTCGGTGTACGGCGGCAGCATTTTGTCCAATGGCTACCAGTCTTGGTCGGCAGGTATAGGGAAAAACCTCTACCTGCTGGGCGCACTGTCCGCAGATATCACACAGTCGCGCGCGACGCTTCCGACAACGTCCTCGTCGCAAATGGGGCATGCGTTTTCGCTTAACTGGTCTAAATATTTCAATTCGATCGATAGCCAGATCAGTTTTGCCGGCTATCGCTTTTCAGAGAAGACCTACATGAGCATGGCGCAGTATCTCTATGCGCTGAATCTTGATAACCGCTATCGCAATGAAAAAGAGCGCTACACCATTACGCTCTCAAAAAACTTCGCGACGCAAGAATCATCCTCGCTGCTGAACGGGCTATCGACCTACGTTACCTATACGCGCCAAACCTACTGGAATGAAGCCGAGCAGGATCGCTACGGAATTTCGCTCAACAAGTACCTTGATATCGGCGCATTTAAAGGAATTTCTGCGAACTTATCGGCCTACCGCACCGAATTCAACCGCCGCACCGATGACAGCCTGTATCTGAGTTTTTCTATTCCACTCGGAGAAAAAGATCGCCTGAGCTACAGCATGGGACGCTATAACGACGGCAGCAATCAAGCGCTGACCTATTCCAATAACGCCGATCCGCGTCGTACCTGGAATCTGAGCACTCGGCACGACAGCAAAGAAAACATCTACCTGAGTGGCAACTATACCCATCTGGCACCGATGACGGATGCCACCGTGGGCGTCGCCTGGCAGCAAGACCGCTATACCTACCTGAACGGCTCACTGCGCGGAGGGATTACCGCAACCCGCCACGGCGTCGCGGCACATCCGAAAGGCAATCAGGGCGGCACTCGCATCATGGTCGATACGGAACAAGCGGGCGTACCGTTCTCTGGCAGTCAGGTCGAAACTAACCGCTATGGCCTGGCCGTGATTGCTGGTAGCAGTAGCTACTACGATGTGTCGACCCGCATCGATATGCAGAAATTACCGCAAAATATTGAAGCCATGACGACGGTGGTTCAGGGCACGCTGACCGAAGGCGCGATTGGCTACCGCAAATTCGACGTAGTTAGCGGAGCAAAAGTCATGGCACACATTGCGCTGGCCGATGGCAAATATCCTCCGTTCGCCGCCCAGATCAAGAACCAGAAAGGCCGCGATATCGCCATGGTTACCAACGGTGGACAAGCCTATATCACGGGCGTATCACCTGACGAAACGCTGTCCGTCATCTGGGAGGGGAGAACCCAGTGTTCCATCACCCTGCCCGCCACCTTAAATCACCTTGATGCGCTGCTGCTTCCCTGTAAATAA
- a CDS encoding type 1 fimbrial protein → MKPSIITLASLISVIFSVGAYAADSHNGSVTFKGKIIDTPCSVSQQDLHQTIEFGEISKTVLENGGTSEIKPFDITLKDCSLDTATSAKIVFSGGAASGTNNELLALNGSATGAGIAVERIGEKIKFDGTTPAVPATPLANGDNIFSFTSYVAKLPTPQEGQSPTITTGAFSSTANFVVSYQ, encoded by the coding sequence ATGAAACCATCAATAATCACCTTGGCATCCCTCATCTCCGTGATATTTTCTGTCGGTGCCTATGCCGCAGATTCACATAATGGATCGGTGACGTTTAAAGGAAAAATTATTGATACGCCCTGCTCAGTTTCTCAGCAAGATCTGCATCAAACTATTGAGTTTGGCGAAATCAGCAAAACCGTGCTGGAAAACGGCGGCACCTCAGAAATTAAGCCGTTTGATATCACATTAAAAGATTGCAGTCTGGATACCGCAACCAGCGCCAAAATTGTTTTCTCCGGCGGCGCGGCATCAGGCACCAATAATGAGCTGCTGGCATTAAACGGCAGTGCAACCGGTGCAGGTATTGCCGTAGAACGTATCGGCGAAAAAATTAAATTCGACGGAACAACACCAGCCGTTCCTGCTACGCCGCTGGCAAACGGAGATAATATTTTCTCCTTCACGTCTTATGTCGCCAAACTCCCAACCCCACAGGAAGGTCAATCACCAACAATAACTACAGGGGCTTTCTCCAGCACAGCTAATTTTGTTGTGTCTTATCAATAA
- a CDS encoding CadC family transcriptional regulator: MVYLINDLIIFNEGEGTLAWIERENEATSVNFPISRLLCLLIENQGVTLSRDFLLTEALEKHALCPSLNNLNNYLSLLRKVLREFDLSDSIVTIPKMGIVFNAESIVLHLKKDMGEEEKEKLNQEAEDEFGENFYEEKKPFSIEHHAIPEPVRKQQYIKFLLIWAAIVGVFLLVLANVNRFSYRHLADVKMKGKCDLFYLYDSVGYPLPTDYENLCLDNTLFFLSKKIVISEMLDKKCEIVISCKKDGKRCVTYVNN; this comes from the coding sequence ATGGTTTATTTGATTAATGATTTAATCATTTTCAACGAGGGAGAGGGGACACTGGCATGGATAGAACGTGAAAATGAAGCAACCTCTGTGAATTTTCCTATTTCACGATTGCTCTGCTTATTAATAGAGAATCAAGGGGTAACGCTAAGCCGTGATTTTTTGTTAACGGAGGCACTGGAAAAGCATGCGCTTTGTCCTTCTCTTAATAATCTCAACAATTACCTCTCTCTACTAAGGAAGGTATTGCGCGAGTTTGACCTTTCAGATTCGATAGTGACTATTCCTAAAATGGGTATTGTCTTTAACGCTGAAAGTATTGTTTTGCATCTTAAGAAGGATATGGGAGAGGAAGAGAAAGAAAAGTTAAATCAGGAGGCTGAAGATGAATTTGGAGAAAATTTCTATGAAGAAAAAAAGCCATTTTCTATAGAACATCATGCTATTCCTGAACCAGTAAGAAAGCAGCAATACATCAAGTTCCTTCTTATCTGGGCAGCGATAGTCGGGGTTTTCCTGCTCGTGCTGGCGAACGTAAACCGTTTCTCGTACCGACACCTTGCCGACGTGAAGATGAAAGGGAAATGCGATCTTTTTTATTTATATGACAGCGTTGGCTATCCTCTCCCTACCGACTATGAAAATCTGTGTTTAGATAACACATTGTTCTTCCTGTCGAAAAAAATCGTTATATCTGAAATGCTGGATAAGAAGTGTGAAATCGTTATTTCCTGCAAAAAAGATGGGAAGAGATGTGTAACTTATGTTAATAATTAA